Proteins from one Epinephelus moara isolate mb chromosome 1, YSFRI_EMoa_1.0, whole genome shotgun sequence genomic window:
- the LOC126388507 gene encoding guanylyl cyclase-activating protein 2-like isoform X2 has protein sequence MGQGESHSEEMDLAQIQDLCIIFMKECPSGALHLHEFKRIFGVQSSSAEESLYIETIFRSFDTNRDNTLDFLEYVAALHLILRGNIEDRLKWSFKMYDKDGNGKLDRQEVKRIIRILYKIKLQTSDVNMTPSEICDRIFELVDQNNDGQITLSEFMKGAQKDEWVMNLLKLDINATGWVIQNCGKLP, from the exons ATGGGACAAGGAGAGAGCCACAGTGAGGAGATGGATTTGGCACAGATCCAGGACCTGTGCATCATTTTCATGAAGGAGTGTCCGAGCGGTGCCCTGCACTTACATGAGTTCAAGAGGATCTTCGGGGTACAGAGCAGCTCTGCAGAGGAGTCCCTCTACATTGAGACAATATTTCGCTCCTTTGACACAAACCGG GATAACACACTTGATTTCCTCGAGTATGTAGCAGCACTTCACTTAATCTTACGGGGGAATATTGAAGATCGACTCAAGTGGTCCTTCAAGATGTACGACAAGGATGGAAACGGCAAGTTGGACAGGCAGGAGGTGAAACGGATCATAAGG ATTCTCTACAAAATCAAGCTCCAGACGAGTGACGTCAATATGACGCCATCTGAAATCTGTGACAGAATCTTTGAGCTGGTTGACCAGAATAATGACG GTCAGATAACCTTGTCTGAGTTCATGAAGGGAGCTCAGAAGGACGAATGGGTCATGAACCTACTGAAGCTGGATATCAACGCCACTGGCTGGGTCATCCAGAACTGTGGGAAATTACCATGA
- the LOC126388641 gene encoding retinal cone rhodopsin-sensitive cGMP 3',5'-cyclic phosphodiesterase subunit gamma-like, with the protein MNAAAGEGSKAAPPKFKQKETRQFKSKAPKAGQKGFDNDVPGMEGLGDSAVVCPWEAFGDMELSDLAQFGIV; encoded by the exons ATGAACGCAGCAGCAGGTGAAGGCTCCAAGGCTGCTCCCCCCAAGTTCAAGCAGAAGGAGACCAGGCAGTTCAAGAGCAAGGCTCCCAAAGCTGGACAGAAGGG GTTTGACAACGACGTCCCAGGGATGGAGGGTCTTGGAG actctgcagtggtctgcCCCTGGGAGGCGTTTGGTGACATGGAGCTGAGCGACCTAGCTCAGTTTGGCATCGTCTAG